The following are from one region of the Yoonia sp. R2331 genome:
- a CDS encoding ABC-F family ATP-binding cassette domain-containing protein: MARTPLLQLSDIALTFGGDPVFEDLSLVVQPGDRVALVGRNGSGKSTLMKVMAGLVEADTGSVVAAPGVTVGYMEQDPDMAGFATLGDYAVSGMEEADAYKVEMVAEGLKFDPAGDVATASGGERRRAALAKLMAEAPGLMLLDEPTNHLDIEAVQWLEAELAQTRAGFVLISHDRAFLSALTRATLWIDRGQVRRAEEGFDRFEAWRDKLWDEEDQQRHKLNRKIKAEARWAVEGISARRKRNMGRVRALQDLRAERAAQIKRQGNAALTFEAGQQSGRKVIEAKGLAKSFDGKSIVTGFDLTVQRGDRVAFVGPNGVGKTTLIKMLLGDVQPDAGTVKHGTNLDVVVFDQARAQLDPEATLWDSLVNDPALGGAGKSDQVMVQGKPRHVVSYLKDFLFDDAQARAQVKSLSGGEKARLLLARLMAQSANLIVLDEPTNDLDIETLDLLQDILGDYDGTVLLVSHDRDFLDRVATTTVAMEGRGQAVVYAGGWSDYRSQRGGDFAEAKVATKPLAKKEKQVEVAAPKAKMSFTEKHRLAELPDVIDRLTAEIGKLEVLLADPKLFAEAPVKFQKATEALVERQAALAAAEDEWLELEDKAAGEG; this comes from the coding sequence ATGGCCCGTACTCCGCTTTTGCAATTGTCCGACATCGCCCTGACCTTTGGCGGCGATCCCGTGTTTGAAGACCTGTCATTGGTTGTGCAGCCGGGCGACCGGGTGGCGCTGGTGGGGCGCAACGGGTCAGGCAAGTCGACCTTGATGAAGGTGATGGCCGGGTTGGTAGAGGCCGACACCGGAAGTGTTGTGGCAGCCCCCGGTGTGACGGTGGGCTACATGGAGCAAGACCCTGATATGGCAGGGTTTGCGACCTTGGGCGATTATGCGGTCAGCGGCATGGAAGAAGCCGACGCCTACAAGGTCGAAATGGTGGCAGAGGGCCTGAAATTTGACCCCGCAGGCGATGTGGCCACCGCATCGGGTGGCGAGCGGCGGCGCGCCGCACTGGCCAAGTTGATGGCGGAAGCGCCGGGGTTAATGTTGCTGGACGAGCCGACCAATCATCTGGACATCGAAGCGGTGCAATGGCTGGAGGCGGAGCTGGCGCAGACGCGGGCTGGTTTCGTGCTGATCAGTCACGACCGCGCGTTTCTGTCCGCACTGACCCGCGCGACACTGTGGATTGATCGCGGGCAGGTGCGGCGGGCAGAAGAAGGCTTTGACCGGTTTGAGGCCTGGCGCGACAAGCTGTGGGATGAAGAGGATCAGCAGCGCCACAAGCTGAACCGCAAGATCAAGGCCGAGGCGCGTTGGGCAGTTGAGGGTATCTCGGCCCGGCGCAAGCGCAACATGGGGCGGGTGCGGGCGTTGCAGGATTTGCGCGCCGAGCGCGCCGCGCAGATCAAGCGGCAGGGCAATGCGGCGTTGACGTTTGAGGCAGGCCAGCAATCGGGTCGCAAGGTGATCGAGGCCAAGGGGCTGGCGAAATCCTTTGACGGTAAATCCATCGTGACGGGCTTTGATCTGACGGTGCAGCGCGGTGACCGGGTCGCCTTTGTCGGACCCAATGGCGTTGGAAAAACCACGTTGATCAAGATGTTGCTGGGCGACGTTCAACCGGATGCGGGCACGGTCAAGCACGGCACCAATCTGGATGTGGTGGTTTTCGATCAGGCGCGCGCGCAGTTGGATCCTGAGGCGACGCTCTGGGATTCGCTGGTCAATGATCCGGCCCTTGGGGGGGCTGGCAAGTCCGATCAGGTGATGGTGCAGGGCAAGCCGCGCCATGTGGTTAGCTATCTCAAGGATTTTCTGTTTGATGACGCGCAGGCCCGCGCGCAGGTGAAATCGCTTTCTGGTGGCGAAAAGGCGCGGCTGTTGCTGGCGCGGTTGATGGCGCAAAGCGCCAATCTGATCGTGTTGGACGAGCCGACCAACGATCTGGATATCGAAACGCTGGATTTGTTGCAGGACATTCTGGGCGATTACGACGGCACGGTGCTGCTGGTCAGCCACGACCGCGATTTTCTGGACCGGGTCGCCACGACCACGGTCGCGATGGAGGGACGCGGGCAAGCGGTGGTTTATGCGGGCGGATGGAGCGACTATCGCAGCCAGCGCGGCGGCGATTTTGCAGAGGCCAAGGTGGCGACCAAGCCCTTGGCCAAGAAGGAAAAGCAGGTTGAGGTGGCCGCGCCCAAGGCAAAGATGTCGTTCACCGAAAAGCACCGATTGGCGGAGTTGCCGGATGTGATCGACCGGCTGACCGCCGAAATTGGCAAGCTGGAGGTCTTGTTGGCTGATCCAAAGCTGTTCGCAGAGGCCCCTGTGAAATTCCAGAAGGCGACAGAGGCATTGGTGGAACGGCAAGCGGCGCTTGCCGCGGCGGAAGACGAGTGGCTGGAGCTGGAAGACAAAGCGGCAGGCGAAGGCTGA
- a CDS encoding GNAT family N-acetyltransferase has product MSFVVRPLSDPGVARALCDSILATLPDWFGPRDIYQDYLEDVQDRPAFAASLDGSDQGIMALTQTSAAAVDIHLMAVAPAAHGKGLGHAMVGEAQTFARDRGAAFLTVKTLGPSRDNAAYALTRAFYRRQGFEPVEEFIDFWGEGYPMLLLCQSTR; this is encoded by the coding sequence ATGTCCTTCGTCGTCAGACCGCTTTCTGACCCCGGCGTTGCGCGAGCGCTTTGCGACAGCATCCTTGCTACCCTGCCCGACTGGTTCGGTCCCCGTGACATTTATCAGGACTACCTTGAAGACGTGCAGGACCGCCCGGCCTTTGCTGCATCGCTCGATGGCAGTGATCAAGGCATCATGGCCCTAACACAAACATCCGCCGCCGCGGTTGATATCCACCTGATGGCTGTCGCGCCTGCGGCCCACGGCAAAGGCCTAGGCCATGCGATGGTGGGGGAAGCCCAGACCTTTGCGCGCGACCGTGGTGCCGCATTCCTGACCGTCAAAACCCTCGGCCCCTCACGCGACAATGCGGCCTACGCGCTAACGCGGGCGTTCTACCGCCGTCAAGGGTTTGAACCGGTTGAAGAATTTATCGACTTCTGGGGCGAAGGCTATCCAATGCTGCTGCTCTGTCAGTCGACGCGCTGA
- a CDS encoding SDR family NAD(P)-dependent oxidoreductase — translation MDITTTRAIVTGGASGLGAATAKALIDAGAQVTIFDLAARGADYAAQIGAFFAAVDVTDETSVAKGLNNAIDAMGGLNAAVNCAGIATTEKTLGRDGPHAQSSFDRTLKINLSGTFNICRLAAARMDQGGVLVNTASVAAFDGQKGQAAYAASKSGIAGLSLPMARDLARGGIRVLAIAPGIFRTPMLEGLGQEVMDGLAADVIYPPRLGDPSEFAALVRHIIENDYLNGTTIRLDGALRMP, via the coding sequence ATGGACATCACAACGACCCGCGCCATCGTCACCGGCGGCGCCTCCGGCCTTGGGGCTGCCACCGCCAAGGCACTGATCGACGCCGGCGCACAGGTCACGATCTTTGATCTGGCCGCCCGTGGCGCCGATTATGCCGCCCAGATCGGCGCTTTCTTTGCCGCGGTGGACGTTACCGACGAAACCAGCGTTGCCAAAGGCTTGAACAACGCAATTGATGCCATGGGCGGGCTGAATGCAGCCGTCAATTGTGCAGGCATAGCCACCACCGAAAAGACCCTCGGCCGTGATGGCCCGCACGCGCAATCCAGCTTTGACCGCACGCTCAAGATTAATCTCTCTGGCACCTTCAACATCTGCCGTCTCGCTGCCGCGCGCATGGATCAAGGTGGTGTGCTGGTCAACACTGCCTCGGTCGCAGCCTTTGACGGGCAAAAGGGTCAGGCCGCCTATGCCGCCTCGAAATCCGGCATCGCGGGCCTGTCCCTGCCAATGGCCCGCGATCTGGCGCGGGGCGGCATCCGCGTGCTGGCCATCGCGCCGGGCATCTTCCGTACCCCGATGCTCGAAGGTCTGGGGCAAGAGGTCATGGATGGCCTCGCCGCTGACGTGATCTATCCGCCCCGCCTTGGCGACCCATCCGAATTTGCCGCCCTCGTGCGCCACATCATCGAAAACGACTACCTCAACGGCACCACCATCCGCCTCGATGGTGCGCTGCGGATGCCATAG